From the Hymenobacter yonginensis genome, one window contains:
- a CDS encoding DUF559 domain-containing protein — MNSLLPPIVSPASVSTESFLSQMARDLTARYSPEELSDLVVVVPTRRAVVYLKNELAMATDAGEALWSPRVAAMEDYMVELAGVQVEEPITLQLLLYDILRDIDPKLDFDRFVSWAGLLLEDFSSLDQNLAPADKVFEYLSQAKALERWDLGEAPKPESLTAGYFRFWDDLSKVYYRLRQRMLAQHVAYPGLAYRRAAERVAEQLAAGQALPRHVFLGLGFLSKAEERLILQLLKAGLAEVRFDGDAFYMDADTPNRAGQHLRRYLKNWELPLDDFGGPAELLRGLPRHVRFVGVANASMQGKVAGQLLAAARLAYPSGTVAVVLPDETLLLPVLHGLPPDAVPDYNVTMGLSFQSTPLFNLVDLLFEVHLTGIREGSSETGYGVPRYHHLAVTKLLGHPFLRRYQQWLDKQPDVAHHGLLDHICRAIVKRNAVLLPATELLELGKEHALIAALFKTWDTCDDIIAACYTLIDLLKQVYQEQHSAIEAEYLYLFYTLVKRLDSVFDCREQRLSVRSFRRFLYEQMTRTRLPFSGEPIADVQVMGLLETRALDFDHIILLSCNENVLPAPKRHTSLFPYDVLTEFRLPTYADQEAATAYHFWRLLQRARRVDLVHVLPGAEGTRTGERSRFLLQLQNDLLPQSPQMVLEDVVAVVTGANEGPHPPAPSPVERGSQTTATQPASGAFSPISAREGAIADHVLIAAAATWGKTATFSKEMRKHPTPAEESLWQAVRNQKLGEKFRRQHVINSFIVDFICIAKMLIIEVDGDVHAEAEQAEYDAGRTHELNGLGYRILRFSNEEVLNNLTTVLELIQGVLQSLPPRVQPENIPSPSHTVVDSQTKFPDQTAYVSESLGSPLSTGEGGRGGEAPPAPSLSDLTLDKDAGMLQALRLLLDKGLSPTALNEYLACSLKFYFNRVARFREADEVEEALGADGFGTVVHEALEDLLTPFQKSGQPLTAADIPGLVQLAPMMVQKALRKEEKDRHARADEGLNHVLGQVASQLVRRYLEGLLTEKDGLPLQIQGLEEELHATVFVPLPDGEKLPVRLVGFADRVDQLPDGRLRVVDYKTGLVLAHELKLQKRNETAAEAAERLVLDATYSADKVRQLWLYRFMLAQNGRPAADAAIISLRNLPAGPMPADMGFITADGQDFLPRSEELLGRIIRRILDPQEPIRKTDDLDKCQYCPYKGICAR; from the coding sequence ATGAATTCGCTCCTGCCGCCTATCGTTTCGCCTGCTTCCGTTTCCACCGAGTCGTTTCTGAGTCAGATGGCCCGCGACCTGACCGCGCGCTACTCGCCGGAAGAGCTGTCGGATCTGGTGGTGGTGGTGCCCACGCGGCGGGCCGTGGTGTACCTCAAAAACGAGCTGGCCATGGCCACCGACGCCGGCGAGGCCCTCTGGAGCCCGCGCGTGGCGGCCATGGAAGACTACATGGTGGAGCTGGCCGGCGTGCAGGTGGAAGAACCCATCACCCTGCAGCTGCTGCTCTACGACATCCTGCGCGACATCGACCCCAAGCTGGACTTCGACCGGTTTGTGAGCTGGGCCGGGCTGCTGCTCGAAGACTTCTCCAGCCTCGACCAGAACCTGGCCCCCGCCGACAAGGTGTTCGAGTACCTGTCGCAGGCCAAGGCACTGGAGCGCTGGGATTTGGGCGAGGCGCCCAAGCCGGAGTCGTTGACGGCCGGTTACTTCCGCTTCTGGGACGACCTGAGCAAGGTATACTACCGCCTGCGCCAGCGCATGCTGGCCCAGCACGTGGCCTACCCCGGCCTGGCGTATCGGCGCGCCGCTGAAAGGGTGGCCGAGCAGCTGGCGGCGGGCCAAGCGCTGCCGCGGCACGTATTTCTGGGGCTGGGCTTCCTCTCCAAGGCCGAGGAGCGCCTGATTCTGCAGCTGCTGAAAGCCGGTCTGGCCGAGGTGCGCTTCGACGGCGACGCCTTCTACATGGACGCCGACACGCCCAACCGCGCCGGCCAGCATCTGCGCCGCTACCTCAAAAACTGGGAGCTGCCGCTGGACGATTTCGGCGGGCCGGCCGAGCTGCTGCGCGGGCTGCCGCGCCACGTGCGCTTCGTGGGCGTGGCCAACGCCAGCATGCAGGGCAAGGTGGCCGGCCAGCTGCTGGCCGCCGCCCGCCTGGCTTACCCCAGCGGCACGGTGGCCGTGGTGCTGCCCGACGAAACCCTGCTGCTGCCCGTGCTGCACGGCCTCCCGCCCGACGCCGTGCCCGATTACAACGTGACCATGGGCCTCAGCTTCCAGAGCACGCCCCTGTTCAACCTCGTGGATCTGCTGTTTGAGGTGCATCTGACCGGCATCCGGGAGGGCTCCAGCGAAACCGGCTACGGCGTGCCGCGCTACCACCACCTGGCCGTGACCAAGCTGCTGGGCCACCCATTTCTGCGCCGCTACCAGCAGTGGCTGGACAAGCAGCCCGATGTCGCGCACCACGGCCTGCTCGACCACATCTGCCGCGCCATTGTGAAGCGCAATGCCGTGCTGCTGCCGGCCACCGAGCTGCTGGAGCTGGGCAAGGAGCACGCGCTGATTGCGGCCCTGTTCAAAACCTGGGACACCTGCGACGACATTATTGCGGCCTGCTACACCCTCATTGACCTGCTGAAACAGGTGTACCAGGAGCAGCATTCGGCCATCGAGGCGGAGTACCTGTACCTGTTCTACACGCTCGTCAAGCGCCTAGATTCGGTGTTCGACTGCCGGGAGCAGCGGCTGTCGGTGCGCTCGTTCCGACGGTTCCTCTACGAGCAGATGACGCGCACCCGCCTGCCGTTCTCGGGCGAGCCGATTGCCGATGTGCAGGTGATGGGTTTGCTGGAAACCCGCGCCCTCGACTTCGACCACATCATCCTGCTCAGCTGCAACGAAAACGTGCTGCCGGCCCCCAAGCGCCACACGTCGCTGTTCCCCTACGACGTGCTGACCGAGTTCCGCCTGCCCACCTACGCCGACCAGGAAGCCGCCACCGCCTACCACTTCTGGCGCCTGCTGCAGCGCGCCCGCCGCGTAGACCTGGTGCACGTGCTTCCCGGCGCCGAAGGCACCCGCACCGGCGAACGAAGCCGCTTCCTGCTCCAGCTCCAGAACGACCTGCTCCCCCAAAGCCCCCAGATGGTGCTGGAAGATGTGGTGGCGGTGGTGACCGGCGCCAACGAAGGGCCTCACCCCCCGGCCCCCTCTCCCGTGGAGAGGGGGAGCCAGACGACTGCAACGCAGCCTGCTTCGGGGGCTTTCTCGCCGATTTCAGCTCGCGAAGGAGCAATAGCAGACCACGTGTTGATTGCTGCTGCAGCTACTTGGGGAAAAACCGCCACATTTTCCAAGGAGATGCGCAAACACCCAACTCCAGCCGAGGAATCCCTGTGGCAGGCTGTTCGCAATCAGAAGCTAGGCGAGAAGTTTCGGCGACAGCACGTTATCAACTCCTTTATAGTTGACTTCATCTGCATTGCCAAAATGCTCATTATTGAGGTGGATGGTGATGTTCATGCTGAAGCAGAACAAGCTGAATATGACGCGGGCCGCACGCATGAGCTAAACGGGCTGGGATACCGGATTCTGCGTTTCTCGAATGAGGAAGTGCTTAACAACCTGACTACAGTACTTGAGCTGATCCAGGGAGTGCTACAAAGTCTGCCACCACGCGTGCAGCCTGAAAATATCCCCAGCCCTTCACACACAGTGGTTGATTCACAAACCAAATTCCCCGACCAAACCGCCTACGTCAGCGAGTCGCTTGGCTCCCCCCTCTCCACGGGAGAGGGGGGCCGGGGGGGTGAGGCACCACCCGCGCCGTCCCTCAGCGACCTGACCCTCGACAAAGACGCCGGCATGCTCCAGGCCCTGCGCCTGCTGCTCGACAAAGGCCTCTCCCCCACGGCCCTCAACGAATACCTAGCCTGCTCGCTGAAGTTCTACTTCAACCGCGTGGCCCGGTTCCGCGAGGCCGACGAAGTGGAGGAAGCCCTCGGCGCCGACGGCTTCGGCACGGTGGTGCACGAGGCGCTGGAAGACTTGCTCACGCCGTTCCAGAAAAGCGGCCAGCCCCTCACCGCCGCCGACATTCCGGGCCTGGTGCAGCTGGCCCCCATGATGGTGCAGAAGGCGCTGCGCAAAGAGGAAAAAGACCGCCACGCCCGCGCCGACGAAGGCCTCAACCACGTGCTAGGCCAGGTGGCCTCGCAGCTGGTGCGCCGCTACCTCGAAGGCCTGCTCACCGAAAAAGACGGCCTACCGCTGCAGATTCAGGGTTTGGAAGAAGAGCTGCACGCCACGGTGTTTGTGCCGCTGCCTGATGGCGAGAAGCTGCCCGTGCGCCTCGTCGGTTTCGCCGACCGGGTCGACCAGCTGCCCGACGGCCGCCTGCGGGTGGTGGACTACAAAACCGGCCTCGTGCTGGCCCACGAGCTGAAGCTGCAGAAGCGCAACGAAACCGCCGCCGAGGCCGCCGAGCGCCTCGTGCTCGACGCCACCTACTCGGCCGATAAGGTGCGCCAGCTGTGGCTCTACCGCTTCATGCTGGCCCAGAACGGCCGCCCCGCCGCCGATGCCGCCATCATCTCCTTGCGCAACCTGCCCGCCGGCCCCATGCCCGCCGACATGGGCTTTATCACCGCCGACGGCCAGGACTTCCTGCCCCGCAGCGAGGAGCTACTCGGCCGCATCATCCGCCGCATCCTCGACCCGCAGGAGCCCATCCGCAAAACCGACGACCTCGACAAATGCCAGTACTGCCCCTACAAAGGCATTTGCGCCAGGTAA
- a CDS encoding UvrD-helicase domain-containing protein, whose product MPATFRIYSSSAGSGKTYQLTKEYLKLALGSEDPAYFKQVLAITFTNDAAGEMKQRIIGALRKFAYPKAGETDALLAEVAEELAAEGLLPRRTETAEERQEEVRRRARETFRLVLYHYADFAVSTIDSFVQRIVTAFTRELELPATFEVELDTDAVLQTAVAALLDKVNRDPNSQLLARTLTEYALSRADEGKSWNNLPDELAGFGQFLFNETVHEAVAQLQTLTLQDFRRLHDTMRQRREAIENLFREVGTLATEALAEAGVTDADLYQGRSGIFGYATKWEERLLPDKEPNSYVRATIDQDKWYSGKVKTAADRQRVDAAKPVLQTAYDQFEKLREVLLPQYLLLTAMQPYLFHASLLSELNKIVEQVSRERNVVLISEFNRRIAAIVLKEPVPFLYERLGERYAHLLIDEFQDTSVLQWNNLLPLVENSVGKDNLNLAVGDAKQAIYRWRGGEMEQILRLHQGDTAALAARATEPETRRLLQERYQGLQGRLEPKSLNVNYRSAAEIVDFNNEFFSHLRTQHPDFALVQDLFEPGFRQTVPGRTSPPSPLSKREGKLALEADSDNLDLETCPPSLLERGLGGEVPAGHVEILFTGNEAPARPYHTPDGTYGVEPLPGYLPEATLDYDESTLYLTLALVQQALRDGFRPRDVAVLSRTRRGSRLVAKFLKERGYDIISADSLSLEFAEVVNLLVAIYRVLNQPADTLARAEALLLFDKVVRRVPPTPARVRHLAALANAESAAEFFEEFRTLGYDLQEQETGNLGLYELTERLIGLFGLLGRNGESEYLFRFLDLTLEYSLRYGNNLNNFLAYWEQRKSNLSINAPAGRDAITITTVHKAKGLAYGVVIVPFADWSLEPHRGTLLWGRLSEDDKPVADMPAVAVVPLTKNLSRTALAGQFLQEREKTFLEGLNMLYVALTRPRHRLYILSKQPEPPKKTTDDTAPEGPAKNVAELLHSYLKQQQLWAEEQVSFVVSQGSAAKADLKNDQPTTRNFALTNLETAPWEERLRLRRHATTVFDFDRQEQLGEWNRKLHYGLRRLLLAEDVERVGRQLAAEGFISTRERPALEQRLQQVVKHPELARYFSAEVSVETEREILVGGVKRRYYKPDRVVFETLPGATGRGEVRVTLLDFKVPPPSPTHRLPLQQYAQLFRQLGYREVVCVLYYFGSEEVVVF is encoded by the coding sequence ATGCCCGCCACCTTCCGCATCTACTCTTCTTCTGCCGGCTCCGGCAAAACGTACCAGCTCACCAAGGAGTACCTGAAGCTGGCGCTGGGCAGCGAGGACCCGGCGTATTTCAAGCAGGTGCTGGCCATTACGTTCACCAACGATGCGGCCGGCGAGATGAAGCAGCGCATCATTGGGGCGCTGCGCAAGTTTGCCTACCCCAAGGCGGGCGAAACGGACGCGCTGCTGGCCGAAGTGGCCGAAGAGCTGGCCGCCGAAGGGCTGCTGCCGCGCCGCACCGAAACCGCCGAGGAACGCCAGGAGGAAGTGCGCCGCCGGGCCCGCGAAACCTTCCGGCTGGTGCTCTACCACTACGCCGACTTTGCGGTGAGCACCATCGACTCGTTTGTGCAGCGCATCGTGACGGCCTTCACGCGGGAGCTGGAACTGCCGGCCACGTTTGAGGTAGAGCTGGACACCGACGCCGTGCTGCAAACTGCCGTGGCCGCCCTGCTCGACAAGGTGAATCGCGACCCGAACTCGCAGCTGCTGGCCCGCACCCTCACCGAATACGCCCTGAGCCGCGCCGACGAAGGCAAGAGCTGGAACAACCTGCCCGACGAGTTGGCCGGTTTCGGGCAGTTCCTGTTCAACGAAACCGTGCACGAGGCCGTGGCGCAGCTCCAGACGCTCACGCTTCAGGATTTCCGCCGCCTGCACGACACCATGCGCCAGCGCCGCGAAGCCATTGAGAACCTGTTCCGGGAAGTGGGCACGCTGGCCACCGAGGCGCTGGCCGAAGCCGGCGTGACCGACGCCGACCTGTACCAGGGCCGCAGCGGCATCTTCGGGTACGCCACCAAGTGGGAGGAGCGCCTGCTACCCGACAAGGAACCCAACTCCTACGTGCGCGCCACCATCGACCAGGACAAGTGGTACAGCGGCAAGGTGAAAACCGCCGCCGACCGCCAGCGCGTGGACGCCGCCAAACCCGTGCTGCAAACCGCCTACGACCAGTTTGAGAAGCTGCGCGAGGTGCTGCTGCCGCAATATCTGCTGCTCACGGCCATGCAGCCCTACCTATTCCATGCCTCGCTGCTGAGCGAGCTGAACAAGATAGTGGAGCAGGTGAGCCGCGAGCGGAACGTGGTGCTCATCAGCGAATTCAACCGCCGTATTGCGGCCATTGTGCTGAAGGAGCCGGTGCCGTTTCTGTACGAGCGGCTGGGCGAGCGGTACGCGCACCTACTGATCGATGAGTTTCAGGATACGTCGGTGCTGCAGTGGAACAACCTGCTGCCGCTGGTGGAAAACTCGGTGGGCAAGGACAACCTGAACCTAGCCGTGGGCGACGCCAAGCAGGCCATCTACCGGTGGCGCGGCGGCGAGATGGAGCAGATTCTACGCCTGCACCAGGGCGACACCGCAGCCCTGGCCGCCCGCGCCACCGAGCCCGAAACCCGGCGCCTGCTGCAGGAGCGCTACCAGGGCCTGCAGGGCCGTCTGGAGCCGAAGTCGCTGAACGTGAACTACCGCTCGGCGGCCGAAATCGTGGACTTCAACAACGAGTTCTTCAGCCACCTGCGCACCCAGCACCCCGATTTCGCGCTGGTGCAGGACCTGTTTGAGCCGGGCTTCCGGCAGACGGTGCCGGGTCGGACCTCACCCCCTAGCCCCCTCTCCAAAAGAGAGGGGAAACTAGCGTTAGAAGCTGATTCTGATAATCTAGATCTAGAAACTTGTCCCCCCTCTCTTTTGGAGAGGGGGCTAGGGGGTGAGGTCCCGGCCGGCCATGTGGAAATCCTGTTCACTGGCAACGAGGCGCCAGCGCGGCCTTACCACACGCCCGACGGCACTTATGGCGTGGAACCGCTGCCAGGCTACCTGCCGGAGGCTACCCTCGACTACGACGAAAGCACGCTCTACCTGACCTTGGCGCTGGTGCAGCAGGCTTTGCGCGACGGGTTCCGGCCGCGCGACGTGGCGGTGCTGAGCCGCACGCGGCGGGGCAGCCGGCTGGTGGCCAAGTTCCTGAAAGAGCGCGGCTACGATATTATTTCGGCCGATTCACTGTCGTTGGAGTTTGCGGAGGTGGTGAATCTGCTGGTGGCCATCTACCGGGTGCTCAACCAGCCGGCTGACACGCTGGCGCGGGCCGAGGCCTTGCTGCTGTTCGACAAGGTGGTGCGGCGCGTGCCCCCCACCCCGGCCCGCGTGCGCCACCTGGCGGCGCTGGCCAATGCGGAGTCGGCGGCCGAATTCTTCGAGGAGTTCCGGACGCTGGGCTACGACCTGCAGGAGCAGGAAACCGGCAACCTGGGCCTGTATGAGCTGACCGAGCGCCTGATTGGGCTGTTTGGGCTGCTGGGCCGCAACGGAGAAAGTGAGTATCTGTTTAGGTTTCTGGACCTCACGCTGGAATACAGTTTGCGCTACGGCAACAACCTCAACAATTTCCTGGCTTACTGGGAGCAGCGCAAAAGCAACCTCAGCATCAACGCCCCCGCCGGCCGCGACGCCATTACCATCACCACGGTGCACAAGGCCAAGGGCCTGGCCTACGGGGTGGTGATTGTGCCCTTTGCCGACTGGAGCCTGGAGCCGCACCGGGGCACGCTGCTCTGGGGCCGCCTCAGCGAGGACGACAAGCCGGTGGCCGACATGCCGGCCGTGGCCGTGGTGCCGCTCACCAAAAACCTGAGCCGCACGGCGCTGGCCGGGCAGTTTCTCCAGGAGCGCGAAAAGACCTTCCTCGAAGGCCTCAACATGCTCTACGTGGCTCTCACCCGGCCCCGGCACCGGCTCTACATCCTCAGCAAACAGCCCGAGCCACCCAAGAAAACCACCGACGACACCGCCCCGGAAGGCCCCGCCAAAAACGTAGCCGAGCTGCTGCACAGCTACCTGAAGCAGCAGCAGCTATGGGCTGAGGAGCAGGTGTCGTTCGTGGTTTCGCAGGGCTCTGCCGCCAAAGCTGACCTGAAAAACGACCAGCCGACCACCCGCAACTTCGCACTTACCAACCTGGAAACCGCGCCCTGGGAAGAGCGGCTGCGTTTGCGTCGCCACGCCACCACCGTGTTCGATTTCGACCGGCAGGAGCAGCTGGGCGAGTGGAACCGCAAGCTGCACTACGGCCTGCGCCGCCTGTTGCTGGCCGAGGACGTGGAGCGCGTGGGCCGGCAGCTGGCGGCTGAAGGCTTCATCAGTACCCGCGAGCGGCCGGCACTGGAGCAGCGACTGCAGCAGGTGGTGAAGCACCCCGAGCTGGCCCGCTACTTCAGCGCCGAGGTAAGCGTGGAAACGGAGCGCGAAATTCTGGTGGGCGGCGTGAAGCGTCGCTACTACAAGCCCGACCGGGTGGTGTTTGAAACCCTGCCCGGCGCCACCGGCCGCGGCGAGGTGCGCGTGACGCTGCTCGATTTCAAGGTGCCGCCACCCAGCCCCACTCACCGCCTGCCGCTGCAGCAGTACGCGCAGCTCTTCCGGCAACTGGGCTACCGCGAAGTAGTGTGCGTGCTGTACTATTTCGGGTCGGAGGAAGTGGTGGTGTTTTAG
- a CDS encoding mechanosensitive ion channel family protein, with protein MLNDLNRVLSSYWQQFLYVLPKLALALVLLVVAIFIANRLSGLLGSRLRRRSHDPLLADFLTRISKWVFMLLGLLLAMEVVGLSGIVSGLLAGAGLSAFIVGFAFKDIAENFLAGVILAFNRPFHINDTVQIKDQVGHVEALNLRTTLIRSFDGKHVFLPNSLVLKEPLINFTRDGNLRQDFLVSVDYGAASSPARVQEQLLAFLRQQPEVQALEGRKPYIILEKTAGTAADLRVYFWTSAEEYRSGTLQQKSQLMQKVKAMLLQAGYPAPNLAQ; from the coding sequence ATGTTGAATGATCTGAACCGGGTGCTGTCCTCGTACTGGCAGCAGTTTTTGTATGTACTGCCCAAGCTGGCCCTGGCGCTGGTGCTGCTGGTGGTGGCCATTTTCATTGCCAACCGCCTGAGCGGTTTGCTGGGCAGCCGCCTGCGCCGCCGCTCCCACGACCCGCTGCTGGCTGACTTCCTCACCCGCATCAGCAAATGGGTGTTTATGCTGCTGGGGCTGCTGCTGGCCATGGAAGTGGTGGGTTTGTCGGGCATTGTGAGCGGGCTGCTGGCCGGTGCGGGGCTGTCGGCGTTCATCGTGGGCTTTGCCTTCAAGGACATTGCTGAGAACTTCTTGGCCGGCGTGATTCTGGCCTTCAACCGCCCCTTCCACATCAACGATACCGTGCAGATTAAAGACCAGGTAGGCCACGTGGAGGCCCTCAACCTGCGCACCACCCTCATCCGCTCCTTCGACGGCAAGCATGTATTTTTGCCCAACTCACTGGTGCTCAAGGAGCCGCTCATCAACTTCACCCGCGACGGTAACCTGCGCCAGGATTTCCTGGTGAGCGTCGACTACGGCGCCGCCAGCAGCCCCGCCCGGGTGCAGGAGCAGCTGTTGGCTTTCCTGCGCCAGCAGCCCGAGGTGCAGGCCCTGGAGGGCCGGAAGCCCTACATCATCCTGGAGAAAACCGCCGGCACCGCCGCCGATTTGCGGGTGTACTTCTGGACCTCGGCCGAGGAGTACCGCAGCGGCACGCTGCAGCAGAAAAGCCAGCTGATGCAGAAGGTGAAGGCAATGCTGCTGCAGGCGGGCTACCCGGCGCCCAACCTGGCGCAATAG
- a CDS encoding YwqG family protein, with protein sequence MTHPIIPDFLQPFRAELERHALESIKATARPRPTPGPPSAASKFRGLPLLPLSMAYPRQQNGTPLLLLAQINLAELPANTLLPAAGLLQFYIPAQDWYDMEEAQVRYIGPEHLGAEYQQDFSFLPANHDEESPINCEHDLTFEATLEYGGLDDERFALNFNGLNGYDFEETLPEKDKEAFSKLLSGAGHKIGGYAYFTQGDPHAYSKGAAEVQLLQIDIDEQIMFGDSGVAHFFITEEALKNREFDKAYFYWDCC encoded by the coding sequence ATGACGCACCCCATAATCCCGGATTTTCTACAACCGTTCAGGGCAGAGCTGGAAAGGCACGCGCTGGAAAGCATCAAAGCAACCGCGCGGCCCCGCCCGACGCCGGGGCCACCATCGGCGGCCAGCAAGTTCCGGGGGCTGCCGCTGCTGCCTCTCTCGATGGCCTATCCGCGGCAGCAAAACGGCACGCCGCTGCTGCTGCTGGCGCAGATCAATCTGGCGGAGCTACCCGCCAACACGCTGCTGCCGGCTGCCGGCCTGCTGCAGTTCTACATCCCGGCGCAGGACTGGTACGATATGGAGGAGGCGCAGGTCCGGTACATCGGCCCAGAGCACCTAGGCGCGGAATATCAGCAGGACTTCAGCTTCCTGCCGGCAAACCATGACGAGGAAAGCCCCATCAATTGTGAGCACGACCTGACCTTCGAGGCTACGTTGGAATACGGAGGGCTGGATGATGAGCGGTTCGCTCTGAATTTCAATGGCCTGAACGGCTACGACTTCGAGGAAACCCTGCCGGAAAAAGATAAAGAGGCGTTCAGCAAACTGCTGTCAGGCGCTGGTCATAAGATTGGCGGCTACGCATACTTCACGCAGGGCGACCCGCATGCCTACAGCAAGGGCGCGGCCGAAGTGCAGCTGCTGCAAATTGATATTGACGAGCAGATTATGTTCGGTGACTCTGGAGTGGCGCACTTCTTCATCACCGAGGAGGCGCTGAAAAACCGGGAGTTCGACAAAGCGTACTTTTACTGGGACTGTTGCTGA
- a CDS encoding nucleoside deaminase yields MDEFMQAAIDEARQGRKEGGIPIGSVLRRGNDIVSRGHNKRVQELDPIAHGEMDALRNAGRQRTYRDTVLYTTLMPCYMCAGTIVQFKIPKVVVGEARTFGESKAFLESHGVEVVILDSEECVEMMREFIEAEPTLWNEDIMEL; encoded by the coding sequence ATAGACGAATTCATGCAGGCCGCCATCGACGAGGCGCGCCAGGGCCGCAAGGAAGGCGGTATTCCGATTGGCTCGGTGCTGCGCCGCGGCAACGACATCGTGAGCCGCGGCCACAACAAGCGCGTGCAGGAGCTGGACCCCATTGCCCACGGCGAAATGGACGCCCTGCGCAACGCCGGCCGCCAGCGCACTTACCGCGACACGGTGCTCTACACCACGCTGATGCCCTGCTACATGTGCGCCGGCACCATCGTGCAGTTCAAAATCCCGAAGGTGGTGGTGGGCGAAGCCCGCACCTTCGGCGAGTCCAAGGCCTTCTTGGAAAGCCATGGTGTGGAAGTCGTGATTCTGGACTCCGAGGAGTGCGTGGAGATGATGCGCGAATTCATCGAGGCCGAGCCCACGCTCTGGAACGAGGACATCATGGAGCTGTAA
- a CDS encoding TCR/Tet family MFS transporter, with protein MSAARKPALAFIFLTLLLDVIGFGIIIPVLPKLITHLTGGTLSEAAQYGGWLLFAFASMQFLFSPILGNLSDQYGRRPVLLFALFGFGLDYLFLAFAPSVAWLFVGRIIAGITGASFSTASAYIADISTPENRAQNFGMIGAAFGLGFIIGPVLGGKLAQFGHQAPFLAAAALSLINWLYGFFVLPESLAKENRRPFDWKRANPIGSLRQLRKYPVILGLVVAMVPIYIAAHATQSTWSYFTMYQFHWNEDQVGNSLGAVGLLTGLVQGVLIRYINPWLGNKRSVLIGLGLYTLGFALFAFAGQPWMMFAFLVPYCLGGIAMPALQSIMAGQVPPSEQGELQGALTSLVSLTSIVGPPLMTNLFSFFTGPKAPVHFPGAAFLTGSVLTLISLLLVIRSLRHYVAPVVPAAPIEEAAVGH; from the coding sequence ATGTCTGCTGCCCGCAAGCCTGCCCTGGCCTTTATCTTTCTTACGCTGCTGCTCGATGTCATCGGGTTTGGCATCATCATTCCGGTGCTGCCCAAGCTGATTACGCACCTCACGGGCGGCACCTTGTCGGAGGCGGCGCAGTACGGCGGGTGGCTGCTGTTTGCATTTGCCAGCATGCAGTTCCTGTTTTCGCCTATCCTCGGCAACCTCTCCGACCAATACGGGCGGCGGCCGGTGCTGCTGTTCGCGCTGTTCGGCTTCGGCCTCGACTACCTGTTTCTGGCCTTCGCGCCGTCGGTGGCGTGGCTGTTTGTGGGGCGCATTATTGCGGGCATCACGGGGGCCAGCTTCTCCACGGCCTCGGCCTACATTGCCGACATCAGCACGCCCGAAAACCGGGCCCAGAACTTCGGCATGATTGGGGCCGCGTTTGGGCTGGGCTTCATCATCGGGCCGGTGCTGGGCGGCAAGCTGGCGCAGTTCGGGCACCAGGCGCCGTTTCTGGCGGCGGCGGCGCTGTCGCTCATCAACTGGCTGTACGGCTTCTTCGTGCTGCCCGAGTCGCTGGCCAAGGAAAACCGCCGCCCTTTCGACTGGAAGCGGGCCAACCCCATCGGCTCGCTCCGGCAGCTGCGCAAGTACCCCGTGATTCTGGGGTTGGTGGTGGCCATGGTCCCCATCTACATTGCCGCGCACGCCACCCAAAGCACCTGGTCGTACTTCACCATGTATCAGTTTCACTGGAACGAAGACCAGGTGGGCAACTCGCTGGGCGCCGTCGGGCTGCTTACGGGTTTGGTGCAGGGCGTGCTGATTCGCTACATCAACCCCTGGCTGGGCAACAAACGCTCGGTGCTTATCGGGTTGGGGCTGTACACACTGGGCTTTGCGCTGTTTGCGTTTGCCGGGCAGCCCTGGATGATGTTCGCTTTCCTGGTGCCCTACTGCCTGGGCGGCATTGCCATGCCGGCGCTGCAAAGCATCATGGCCGGGCAGGTGCCGCCTTCCGAGCAAGGCGAGCTGCAGGGCGCCCTCACCAGCCTCGTCAGCCTCACCTCCATCGTCGGCCCGCCGCTGATGACCAACCTGTTCTCGTTCTTCACCGGCCCGAAGGCGCCCGTGCATTTCCCCGGCGCGGCCTTCCTGACGGGCTCGGTGCTCACGCTCATCAGCCTACTACTGGTAATCCGCTCTTTGCGCCACTACGTGGCCCCGGTTGTGCCCGCTGCACCGATAGAGGAAGCCGCCGTCGGCCACTAA
- a CDS encoding vitamin K epoxide reductase family protein — protein MNPTQLSLELRHGRTPDLTRRRWIIGLSILGVAAGQIVSLYQTGIIHHLPDPPIGPFDSDKVDASDYAYKRLDTPDALPMMVTYGLTACLAGAGGLHRATEQPLLPVAMGAKILFDTLTTVKLGQEEWQDNKALCFYCQVATVATVASLALAVPEALKGLRKLLGR, from the coding sequence ATGAACCCCACCCAACTCAGCTTGGAGCTGCGCCACGGCCGCACGCCCGACCTCACCCGCCGCCGCTGGATTATCGGCCTGTCCATCCTGGGCGTAGCCGCCGGCCAGATCGTGAGCCTCTACCAGACCGGCATCATCCACCACCTGCCCGACCCGCCCATTGGCCCTTTTGACTCCGACAAGGTAGACGCCTCCGACTACGCCTACAAGCGCCTGGATACGCCCGACGCTCTGCCTATGATGGTGACCTACGGCCTCACGGCTTGCCTGGCCGGGGCCGGCGGCTTGCACCGCGCCACCGAGCAGCCGCTGCTGCCCGTGGCCATGGGCGCCAAAATCCTATTCGACACCCTCACCACCGTGAAGCTGGGCCAGGAAGAATGGCAGGACAACAAGGCACTGTGCTTCTACTGCCAGGTAGCCACCGTGGCTACCGTGGCCTCCCTGGCGCTGGCCGTGCCCGAGGCACTGAAGGGCCTGCGGAAGCTGCTGGGCCGGTAG